The genomic window CCCTAAATTTGCAGGAAGTCCTAAGTCCTATAATTTCACCATGTATGGGAAATAAACTTATGGAGACTTGAAGTCTGGTTGTGTAATCCAGGGGAGTGAACATtaggtctgctgctgctgacaagGTGACATCACTGAACTGCCTAATGCAGCTGTTATGCGCATACATTACAGCAATgttacagacaaaaacacaagcagggTTAAGTCAATGTCACTGCAATGAAATTACTATTAGCATTCATCTATTTAAACAATTTCAAACTTCCAAAAAGACTAATTCATGTCCACATTATTGTGAGGAGTTTTTGCtccattaatgtgtatgtgatgtgtttttgtctgtgatgCAGTGCACAGAGCAGTGCTGCACCAAAACTGAGAACTTGAGCTGTATTGACATTTATGAGCACTGTCCACGGCTGAATTTTACAAGCCTACACTACGATTCCAAATGTTTATGGATATTGAAACTTGCAGGTCTTTGAAACAGTAAATTCTCTTGGTATTTGCAACCCATTATGTTAGGTTATACAACTTGCAAATGGCAAGAAACTAGAGTTTAGATATTGTATCTGCATATCCACACAACACAAGAGGATCATTTATTGGTATTATGTGAACATGTCATTAGGGAGAAGTCGTGGTGAAGATTTGGCAACTCATcaataaaaagatgaaaagaaTACATCCTGAAAGTAGCACAGCTGATGAAGCcaactgtgtatgtgtatatgtgtgtgtgtgtgtgtgtgtgtgtgtgtgtgtgtgtgtgtgtgtgtgtgtgtgtgtgttgctcatgtCATCATATTAAATGGCCAGAAGTGCTAATATCTTTAAAACTTTTACTAGCATGTTGTTTTGGTTCTTGCTGGGGAGGCTGTGTAGCTCAACACgtgtgtcagaatgttggtgtTAGAGTGCATGTGTGCTAAGCGCAGTACATACTGGATCACTGAAAAGCTTGGTGGAAGCGGGGCAGTGTGGTTGATGGGTTGGATATGAAGGAGGAGGGGAGCCTTTGAAGTGGACTCTCTGAGGCCTCTGGGCCTTCGGGAGGCTGGGAAGGCAGGTGGACGAGAGTTGTGGGCTCTTCACTCGGTGGATAGGTGACACCCTCTACCCCGCTGCCCCCTGCGTGGTTGTACGGGGGCCCATTGAGTGGCAGGAAATTGAAAAGCTGTGAGAAGTCcatcagagaggaggaagaggccaAAGAGTCACCTGTGGTGGCTGCTGCCATcggtgaggacattttggacaTGGACACCCCCTCGCTTGCTTCCTCCACCAAGCCCACTTGAGGCTCCAACTCAAGTTTTGAGGAGGAGAGTTGTGGTTCTTGGGCtgcagaggatgaggagggcATGCTGCTCTGTAGCTCCATCAGGTAGGTCTCCAGTTCTCCCTTTAGATTCTGCTCTCGCTCCTGTGAGGAGATGGTGTATGAGGTAAAGTTGGAGCCCAGTGGGTACTTAAAAGAAAAGGGATTTGTGGGAGTTGGAAAAGGCTCTGTGTCCAGGACAGGCCCTGTGCACATGTTGAGCTGATGCAGCCTTGGTGTCAACATTGCCGGGAGCTCGCCCTTGATGCCCCCAGGCGCTAAGTTGTAGACAACGGGCTCCAGCAAATCAGCTGGCTCAGTTTTTACCCTCAGCAGCTCCCGAGCATGGCTCTTTTTCATGTGACGTGTCAGGTGGTCCTTCCTACCAAAGCGCTGGGCACAGTACTGACAAAGGAAGTCCTTCCGTCCGGTATGAACCACCATATGTCGTCGCACATCTTTACGGGTGTAAAATCGCCGCTCACAATGCTCGCAGCGATGCTTTTTCTCTTTGGTTCCGCCAGAGGACTTGCCAGCATGTGTTTTGAGGTGTTCCAGAAGAACCCCAGTGCTGGGGAATGGCTGCAGGCACACTTGGCAGGTGAGGTCTCCACTGTTGGCAGCGTGGAGGGCAAGGTGGCGTTTGAAGCCAAGCTTGGTGTTGTAGCTCTTGCCACACTCCTGACAGGTGAATGCCTCCTTGTATGGGTCATGAGTGTGTAGGTGATTCTTTAAGTGATCCTTGCGGTGGAACATTTTCTCACAGTATGAACACTTGTGGATTTTTTCTGGTGAGTGAGTTGCCATATGCCTTGGAACACAGACACATTCTATGAGCACTCAGAATTGTTGCAATCATGTTTAAGTAGGCATGCTTTAcattacacataaacacaagacCTGAGAGCTAGTATTCATAAACACATCATTCTGATTACTACTGAGCACTATGTTAGTGAGGTGTAAAGAGAAAAGCAACATGATGCAGCCTGTTATGTGCTGCTGCTTGTCTGTACCGTAGCAGCTTGTATTTGGAGACAAAAGCCTTGGTGCAGTCGGGATGTGAGCAGCAGTAGGGTCTTTCTCCTGTGTGAGAGTACGAGTGCACCTTCAACTTCTCCAGACTGTTGAAAGTTTTCTGACACTCCTGGCAAGGGAAATTCTTTTTCGGCTTCCCCTCTGCTCTTCTGCGCCTCCCTGTGGGTGGGGCAATCTTGGCTTTCTCCAGGATGTGGTCACGGTGGCCCTGGGTTCCCGTGGCCATGGCACTCTAAGGCTGACCAGCTACATGGACAGGGGTGCAGTGCCCAAATGGTGCTGATGCAGTTATTCTATCCAGTTTTATGTGCTCAACACTTGCCGGACCCAGGGGCCtgaaaatgagagagagagagaggaaatgatCTGCATGGACACTAAAACCTAACTCACACATCAACTGTAATGGTATGTTGTTTTTCCATTAGCCATTAGACAGATCGCTACAGTTTACATCAGGACTGTATAAACCAGGGGTCGGCAACTTTTTTAACATGAAGTGCCATTTTAAATTTCCTTGTTAATCAGTGTGCCATGTCAAAATAATGTCAATCCCTTGCTCCTCAAAATGCACATTCAAACTTTGGCTATGTTCTCACCTTTTGTTGTTTGAGGCATTGGATTTAGGCAGCAGAGCTCCTCCCTTACAGTTAAATTACTGCCAAACATGTTATGTCATTCACATCCATcattgtccatccatccattgcTCTCATCAAGTGCAATACTAAGTTGCAaactttccttttattttttgtttgtttcgttttgttttttttttgtttgtgtgtttgagtgtgtgtgtatgtatcattttgtgtcACCTCTCTGAATTAGGAGCTTTTTGTGGGTCCCTGAATGCTGCGTGAAACTCTTCATgagctcttttttttccccctcaccagcagtttgtggagtttgagtCATGGAGTGAATGACTGAACAGTCGATTCAATCAGAGCTGATCGGatcgatggatgagaggagcagatGCTGAAGCGGGTAGTTAAGTTTCACTCTCCCTGCGCCTGGCATTCTGCTGTTCCATCTGTGTCCAGAGTACGTTTACAATGAATAGCCGAACTGTAGGCTTTGTATATTCCAACAGCACATCTAATGaatggtccagctccaaaatTAGAAAATCAATAGCAGCAGATTTTGTTATTGTGAagggctgccacaaataaaagAATGTGTGGTAAACCGTGCACTgaaacatgtcaaaaaaaacTCTTCTGCAGGCTATTGCTAGTGTGCCATTAGTTGAGTTACAGCATGCCCAtggttgccgacccctggtaTAAAAAGTTTGCAACCCTGCAGGCACAATTTGAACTTATGACAGTGGTGTACCGCACTTAAAGTGTAGGGGtgcaaaatcacaaaaatatcAGGTCTTGCAAAATGTTGCTTTAAGTCTAAAGATAGCTGGCTAGCTAACGAATCTTGCCTCATAATACAGGCCCCTGTAGTTTTTCAAACCTTGTCTTTaagttatttgtgatattgataaataaaattgaattgaactttGAGtgcccaaaacaaaaaaagatatgCTAGATTTAATGTATGTCAACTATTCTATTAAGGGGAACAACGTTGCTCCTTCCTCTGATTCCTGCTGGATTACAAACACAAGCCTCTAGCCTCTTGCTAGAGGATTGCATAATGTGAAAAACTATATAAATAGACTTTTTTGGATTTTGAGTCTATCAGTATAAAACTTAGTTTGCAGCTTTGTGGGACTGAGATATACCATCCCTCTATAACTGAGCAAGATCAGTCAAaaaaacatggtggccacctATCAAACCTCTTTGCAAGGGGTGGAACTTATAAGGACATAGAGCATAACTCTAGTTTTCTTTCAGCAATCCTGATTGAGATCAGTGGATACATCCTGTAGCAACTTCTGAATTGACAGACCAAGTTTAATTCAGTTCTGATAAACACACTTTCGAAAAAACTTTTGCAACTACCAGTATGCACTGTgccacaccagaccaataaacacttgcgctggtgggtgatgtaatgcaaaCGTGTCCATTTGAAACAATGGCAGCCGGCTGGCAAGAAACAATCTTGTATTACggttaaacagtaagctaaaactgtttctaaaaacatttgaggtgagaaataggcaactcaGTTACAGAACCAGCGCCGCTcaattttacagtttgatctcagtttttcagcctctgtttttacCGTGgtaatggacctgcatttgtatagcgcctttctagtcatctcgtgaccactcaaagtgctttttacactacgagtcacattcacccattcacacactggtggccgaggctaccatacaaggtgccacctgctactcagttttaacacactcacacaccgatggaacagccatcgggagcaatttggggttcagtatcttgctcaaggatacttcgacatgcagcctggaggagcccgggatcgaaccgctggtctttcgattggtggacaaccggctctacctctgagccacagccgcccacactgtgcaggaaacagtatggcacctACTTCCTGTTCATTAACTCTCACTATTACATCTTAACACtgtattaaaatatgtttctaaaaatacTGTAGGCTGGAAATGGGCaatacagtaaaataatctTGATATATCAGCACTGCCTGAGTCTAAGTTTGAGATAGAAAGAGGGGCGGGTCTGTCTCTTGACTGCAGCTATACTCTGTGTCCGCAGTGGCCAGCAATATGAAAATGTGCAAGCCCAAGTCAGTGAAAATCTgctgaattaaataaattatgtcATCCAGTGGAGTTTCACCGAGTGGCAAGGTGGAATATCACAGCACTGGTTAAATGGAggaaagtttaccacagtttatTTATACATACTATCCACATTGTTTAATActtgttatgatttcccaaagctaagttaacatttctcacctgtgtgctggatgtatgggctccagcagattgacccCACCGGCTGGATGCCATCATCGCAAGCAAAATGGACACTACACTGCGTgcacagtgctatgtggaaatcggacatatcagcacttaaaatgtggctgttgatctgcaaaatctggcataatttattgctcttataccgcaattggtgctcagtactgtctaaaatagatttctaaatggaagtttgtcactggcatcaatttttacactgccagtcacatgaatatggtgtatgtaagtgttgagtcagaatttttttagttcctacattccctgaaggcactgtcactcatgattccacacccctctcagttgatgccacgccccccatgccacatcagggtcaaaagtctgaaactcaaaaaacagatttgaaactgaaaaaaaaagatctgaaagtgaaaaaaagatctgaaactgaaaaaataagatttgaaactgtaaaaaataagatatgaatctgaaaagataaaacatgcaactgaaaaaaataagacctcaaatgttaaaatatatggaagtgaaaagtgaaaataaattattcattcaaaagaattaccaaagtgaatcaaaattatatttaacctgaaaaaacatttcatatacttatttatattttgaatacattgtatTCTGTCTGTGACAGAATATATGTAGAGTTTCTGTTGTCCCAATGTCAACAGGGAGCTCGTTCCACCATTGTGTGCAAACAGTCATAACTTTGTTGAGCTATAACAGGGCCCCCTTCTAGTGAGGGAGTAGCAAGCCGAtaataaaattgatttttttcttttttttttttaaaggtgtgCTCTGCAGTGCAGGTGGCCGTGCCCGCTGGCAGAGAGCCCGCCCACTGTCAGAAATGATAGGTGCTTGTCAGCATTTGTCGCAACgattggtcaaaaaaaaaaaaatttttgtaGATTCAAGACATAAttagtttgttttgctttctgcCCGCGCCCGCCCCAAAATCAGCGCGTCTGTAAACTGAAAGCAGCTTGGTTGTGGAGTGTCAGGTGGAGCAgagggtgtgtatgtgtacgtgtgcctgtgtgtgcagactGTGCAGTAGgagctctgcagctcagcagtgcCATTACAATGGACCGCAAAAAGAGGAAAGGTGGAGCTGAACGggagagagataaaaaaaaaaaagggctatTGAGGAGGAGGCGGCCAAATGTCATAAACTTACAGATATGTTCAGAGCCCCCCAGCAGCAGCGTGACGTCGTCAAATGACAATGCTGCAACAAGTAAGTTAACatagaaaagtaagaaaactgGTTATTCTCAACATGAGGTCTGGGGAGGATGGGGACCGACCTGAAGCCAGATAAATGATTGATGATAAGGTATAAGAACCAAATTAACCCGTAAGGGTCCATTTGGTTCCATTTTGTACAGAGCAGCGCAGGCTGAAACAGTTTGGGGACccctcttaaagggatagtgcacccaaaaatgaaaattcagccattatctactcacccatatgccgatggaggccctggtgaagttttagagtcctcacatcccttgcggagatcggcggggggagcgggcagcacacctaatggcatacggcaccccagactaacgtccaagaacacaaaattgaatccacaaagtatctccatactgctcatctgtagtgatccaagtgtgctgcagccgcgacataaagagttgtttggaaaaacgtcatatgaactctgtttttagcctcactgtagcctgtagctctgactgcttgtctgtgctccgcgttcacgtgtgcgcactcagggtgatcggtgatgcacggtctctgaagagcagcagtctcgtcagtactgatgtccagattctcaagtgcaggcatcaccaattcccagtctgagcagcaaagactttc from Epinephelus lanceolatus isolate andai-2023 chromosome 20, ASM4190304v1, whole genome shotgun sequence includes these protein-coding regions:
- the plag1 gene encoding zinc finger protein PLAG1 — protein: MATGTQGHRDHILEKAKIAPPTGRRRRAEGKPKKNFPCQECQKTFNSLEKLKVHSYSHTGERPYCCSHPDCTKAFVSKYKLLRHMATHSPEKIHKCSYCEKMFHRKDHLKNHLHTHDPYKEAFTCQECGKSYNTKLGFKRHLALHAANSGDLTCQVCLQPFPSTGVLLEHLKTHAGKSSGGTKEKKHRCEHCERRFYTRKDVRRHMVVHTGRKDFLCQYCAQRFGRKDHLTRHMKKSHARELLRVKTEPADLLEPVVYNLAPGGIKGELPAMLTPRLHQLNMCTGPVLDTEPFPTPTNPFSFKYPLGSNFTSYTISSQEREQNLKGELETYLMELQSSMPSSSSAAQEPQLSSSKLELEPQVGLVEEASEGVSMSKMSSPMAAATTGDSLASSSSLMDFSQLFNFLPLNGPPYNHAGGSGVEGVTYPPSEEPTTLVHLPSQPPEGPEASESPLQRLPSSFISNPSTTLPRFHQAFQ